One Gemmatimonadaceae bacterium DNA window includes the following coding sequences:
- a CDS encoding phosphate ABC transporter ATP-binding protein: MRQVDAPPLPQPDARDGAWGTRRGRGPPRWRGHLRAPCITHPGAAAHRDGLPAPHPVPHDVDPRQRRRRLQRVRGRNAVTPRPGPHHRALAAGCRAVGRSEGPTEGLRHRALRRPATAPVHRPRPGHLAPRGPARRAHRLARPHQHAEGGRTRLPTARHGDRRHRHAQHAAGRPRLQPHRLHVGRRAGGGGAHQRALHQSAGHTNGSVHHREIRMTVATGVIEARDYSFWYGETQALHDITLTMPARSVTALIGPSGCGKSTFLRSINRMNALIPGARHSGELLLDGDSLHARTMDVVELRQRVGMVFQRWNPFPKSIYDNVAYGPRINGTSSRAELDEIVEASLQRAALWDEVKERLKQSALGLSGGQQQRLCIARALANQPEVLLLDEPCSALDPIATQKVEALLYELKADLTIVIVTHNLQQAARVADQTAFFYLGRLVEVDATERLFTSPREERTEAYITGRFG, encoded by the coding sequence ATGCGGCAAGTCGACGCTCCTCCGCTGCCTCAACCGGATGCACGAGACGGCGCCTGGGGCACGCGTCGAGGGAGAGGTCCTCCTCGATGGCGCGGACATCTACGCGCGCCATGCATCACCCATCCAGGTGCGGCGGCGCATCGGGATGGTCTTCCAGCGCCCCACCCCGTTCCCCACGATGTCGATCCGCGACAACGTCGCCGCCGGCTTCAGAGGGTTAGGGGGCGAAACGCCGTCACGCCGCGACCTGGACCGCATCATCGAGCGCTCGCTGCGGGATGCCGCGCTGTGGGACGAAGTGAAGGACCGACTGAAGGACTCCGCCATCGGGCTCTCCGGCGGCCAGCAACAGCGCCTGTGCATCGCCCGCGCCCTGGCCACCTCGCCCCGCGTGGTCCTGCTCGACGAGCCCACCGCCTCGCTCGACCCCATCAGCACGCAGAAGGTGGAAGAACTCGTCTACCAACTGCGCGGCACGGTGACCGTCGTCATCGTCACGCACAACATGCAGCAGGCCGCCCGCGTCTCCAACCGCACCGCCTTCATGTTGGGCGGCGAGCTGGTGGAGGTGGCGCCCACCAGCGCGCTCTTCACCAATCCGCAGGACACACGAACGGAAGCGTACATCACAGGGAGATTCGGATGACCGTCGCAACCGGCGTCATCGAGGCGCGCGACTACTCGTTCTGGTACGGCGAGACGCAGGCGTTGCACGACATCACCCTCACGATGCCGGCGCGTTCGGTGACGGCGCTCATCGGCCCCTCCGGCTGTGGAAAGTCGACCTTCCTGCGCTCCATCAACCGGATGAACGCCCTCATTCCCGGCGCACGGCACTCGGGGGAACTCCTCCTCGACGGTGACTCGTTGCACGCGCGCACGATGGACGTGGTGGAGCTGCGCCAGCGCGTGGGAATGGTCTTCCAGCGCTGGAACCCGTTCCCCAAGTCGATCTACGACAACGTGGCGTACGGCCCGCGCATCAACGGCACGTCGTCGCGCGCCGAGCTGGATGAGATCGTGGAGGCGTCGTTGCAGCGCGCGGCGCTGTGGGACGAGGTCAAGGAACGCCTCAAGCAGAGCGCGTTAGGCCTGTCCGGGGGACAGCAACAACGCCTCTGCATCGCGCGCGCCCTCGCCAACCAACCCGAGGTCCTCCTCCTCGACGAACCCTGCTCCGCCCTCGACCCCATCGCCACGCAGAAGGTCGAGGCGCTCCTCTACGAGCTCAAGGCCGACCTCACCATCGTCATCGTCACGCACAACTTGCAGCAGGCGGCGCGCGTCGCCGACCAGACCGCCTTCTTCTACCTCGGACGCCTTGTCGAGGTGGACGCGACCGAGCGCCTCTTCACGAGCCCGCGCGAGGAGCGCACCGAGGCCTACATCACCGGGAGGTTCGGGTGA
- the phoU gene encoding phosphate signaling complex protein PhoU, which produces MSPATESIGFRHFHDQLAMLKQRLLDMSARAEELVDLAVDALLTRDKETADAVILGDREIDVLEIEVESLAVELLATQQPMARDLRFIISAIKVSSDLERVGDHAVNIAQSALRLIALRGTITPDPEIEDMARRARRMLSDALDAFIRADGTLGREVCRADDAVDALHDSLFRILLTHMMADARTINPSLELLLVSRNLERVADLATNIGEDAVYLAEGKQIKHRFEVDERSAADTA; this is translated from the coding sequence GTGAGCCCAGCGACCGAGTCCATCGGCTTTCGCCACTTCCACGATCAGTTGGCCATGCTCAAGCAGCGCCTGCTGGACATGTCGGCGCGCGCCGAGGAGCTCGTCGACCTCGCCGTGGACGCTCTGCTCACGCGCGACAAGGAAACGGCCGACGCGGTCATCCTCGGCGATCGCGAAATCGACGTCCTCGAGATAGAGGTCGAGTCGCTCGCCGTCGAGCTGCTCGCCACGCAACAGCCCATGGCGCGCGACCTGCGCTTCATCATCAGCGCCATCAAGGTCTCGAGCGACCTGGAACGCGTGGGCGACCACGCGGTCAACATCGCGCAGTCGGCGCTGCGCCTCATCGCGCTCCGCGGCACGATCACCCCCGATCCCGAGATCGAGGACATGGCGCGCCGCGCGCGTCGCATGCTCTCCGATGCGCTCGACGCTTTCATTCGCGCCGATGGCACGCTGGGGCGCGAGGTGTGCAGGGCCGACGACGCCGTCGATGCGCTGCACGACTCGCTCTTCCGCATCCTCCTCACGCACATGATGGCCGATGCGCGCACGATCAATCCGTCGCTCGAACTCCTCCTCGTAAGCCGGAACCTGGAGCGCGTCGCCGACCTCGCCACCAACATCGGCGAGGACGCGGTCTATCTGGCGGAGGGGAAGCAGATCAAGCATCGTTTCGAGGTCGACGAGCGCTCGGCGGCCGACACCGCGTAG